From the genome of Haloarcula limicola, one region includes:
- a CDS encoding mechanosensitive ion channel family protein, giving the protein MQLAPFSGDLASTYAQLVETGAEFVIVAVVLYAVGRLLVVPAIRWGLARSRIDKTLESALGSLSHLVVVVLAVVVAARVAGFQGALAGSTLVAAGVTIAVGLAAQDVLGNFVSGAFIVTDPDLNVGDTIEWAGKQGVIVDIDLRVTRVRTPDNEVVVVPNNDLATSAVTNRTATGPVGISYQFGVDYTTDLDEIEALIVSVARDVDHVAENPEPNVAVDELTDDAVVVTGRIWIPNNRRNRLPAVRSAFIRGVHEACRTAGIDLSTTTQHQIGGELAVRERDPGDERDGSAGP; this is encoded by the coding sequence ATGCAGCTCGCTCCGTTCTCCGGCGATCTCGCCTCGACGTACGCGCAACTCGTCGAGACCGGAGCGGAGTTCGTCATCGTCGCGGTCGTCCTGTACGCCGTCGGGCGACTGCTCGTGGTCCCGGCCATCCGATGGGGACTGGCGCGGTCGCGCATCGACAAGACGCTCGAGAGCGCCCTCGGGAGCCTGTCGCATCTCGTCGTGGTCGTCCTCGCGGTCGTCGTCGCGGCGAGGGTGGCCGGCTTCCAGGGGGCGCTGGCCGGATCGACGCTGGTCGCGGCGGGGGTCACGATCGCCGTCGGGCTGGCCGCACAGGACGTTCTGGGGAACTTCGTCTCGGGGGCGTTCATCGTCACCGACCCGGACCTCAACGTCGGCGACACCATCGAGTGGGCGGGCAAGCAGGGCGTCATCGTCGACATCGACCTGCGGGTGACGCGGGTTCGCACCCCCGACAACGAGGTGGTGGTCGTCCCGAACAACGACCTGGCGACGAGCGCGGTGACGAACCGCACCGCGACCGGGCCGGTCGGCATCTCCTACCAGTTCGGCGTCGACTACACGACCGACCTAGACGAGATAGAGGCGCTCATCGTCAGCGTCGCCCGAGACGTGGACCACGTCGCCGAGAACCCGGAGCCGAACGTCGCCGTCGACGAACTCACGGACGACGCCGTCGTGGTGACCGGCCGTATCTGGATCCCGAACAACCGTCGGAACCGACTGCCGGCGGTCCGATCGGCGTTCATCCGCGGCGTCCACGAGGCCTGTCGGACGGCGGGTATCGACCTCAGTACGACGACTCAACACCAAATCGGCGGCGAACTCGCGGTGAGAGAGCGGGACCCCGGCGACGAGCGAGACGGTAGCGCCGGCCCGTGA
- a CDS encoding Lrp/AsnC family transcriptional regulator: protein MDELDSEILSILRRDARTPYTEIADQIGTSEGTVRNRVERLVEDGVIERFTVATRTGNVKSMVEVGVDVDVDTSAVTDRIAEWPSVDFVWQVSGEEDIVVVVDAADTGAVNDLITRARELDEVVSTKTRLILDERVG from the coding sequence ATGGACGAACTGGACAGCGAGATACTCTCGATACTCCGACGGGACGCCCGCACGCCCTATACGGAGATCGCGGACCAGATCGGCACGTCCGAGGGGACCGTCCGGAACCGCGTCGAGCGACTCGTCGAGGACGGCGTCATCGAGCGCTTCACCGTCGCTACTCGCACCGGGAACGTCAAGTCGATGGTCGAGGTCGGCGTCGACGTCGACGTCGACACGTCGGCCGTCACCGACCGCATCGCCGAGTGGCCGTCGGTCGACTTCGTCTGGCAGGTCTCCGGTGAGGAGGACATCGTCGTGGTCGTCGACGCCGCCGACACCGGCGCGGTGAACGACCTCATCACGCGGGCGCGGGAGCTAGACGAGGTCGTGAGCACGAAGACGAGGTTAATATTGGACGAGCGAGTCGGGTGA
- the carA gene encoding glutamine-hydrolyzing carbamoyl-phosphate synthase small subunit: MTDAYVALEGERVIEARSRAPGTTRGEIVFTTAYTGYEESLTDPSYEEQILTFSYPLIGNYGVREERFESDRVHPRGAVARELTDDVAEWLESEGVPAVDHLDTRDIVTEIRDEGAMKCGIAAGPDATEEDALEELRQCKHMSDHTDIGAQVSVDEVETHNADGDGATVALVDCGAKGSIVESLVERDAAVHVFPYDASEDDVAAVDPDLLFISNGPGDPENFEQTGELVETYVGDVPLAGICLGQQVVANALGGETSKMEFGHRGVNQPVRDLRTNKVVMTTQNHGYTVAEPGDKLDVTQVNVNDDTPEGLENDELDIITRQYHPEANPGPHDSLGFFDDVLGMAGE, from the coding sequence ATGACAGACGCATACGTAGCACTGGAAGGCGAACGCGTCATCGAAGCCCGCTCCCGCGCGCCGGGCACGACGCGTGGCGAAATCGTGTTCACGACCGCGTACACCGGCTACGAGGAGAGTCTGACCGACCCGTCCTACGAGGAGCAGATCCTCACGTTCTCGTACCCGCTCATCGGCAACTACGGCGTCCGCGAGGAGCGCTTCGAGTCCGACCGCGTCCACCCGCGCGGGGCCGTCGCCCGCGAGCTCACCGACGACGTGGCCGAGTGGCTCGAGAGCGAGGGCGTGCCCGCCGTCGACCACCTCGACACGCGCGACATCGTCACCGAGATCCGCGACGAGGGGGCGATGAAGTGCGGCATCGCCGCCGGTCCCGACGCGACCGAGGAGGACGCGCTCGAAGAACTGCGCCAGTGCAAGCACATGTCCGACCACACCGACATCGGCGCGCAGGTCTCCGTCGACGAGGTCGAGACACACAACGCCGACGGCGACGGCGCGACCGTCGCGCTGGTCGACTGCGGCGCGAAGGGCTCCATCGTCGAGTCCCTGGTCGAACGCGACGCCGCCGTCCACGTCTTCCCCTACGACGCGAGCGAGGACGACGTGGCGGCCGTCGACCCCGACCTGCTGTTCATCTCGAACGGCCCCGGCGACCCCGAGAACTTCGAACAGACCGGCGAGCTCGTCGAGACCTACGTCGGCGACGTGCCGCTCGCGGGCATCTGCCTCGGCCAGCAGGTCGTCGCCAACGCGCTGGGCGGCGAGACCTCGAAGATGGAGTTCGGCCACCGCGGGGTCAACCAGCCGGTGCGCGACCTCCGGACGAACAAGGTCGTGATGACGACCCAGAACCACGGCTACACCGTCGCCGAACCCGGCGACAAACTCGACGTGACGCAGGTCAACGTCAACGACGACACCCCCGAGGGACTGGAGAACGACGAGCTGGACATCATCACGCGTCAGTACCACCCCGAGGCCAACCCCGGCCCGCACGACTCGCTCGGCTTCTTCGACGACGTGCTCGGGATGGCAGGGGAATAG
- a CDS encoding 2-dehydropantoate 2-reductase codes for MRFAIFGAGGVGGYLGARLADAGHEVHLIARGAHLDALRTDGLTVESVAGDTAVELPATDDPADVGSVDYVLLCVKAHDTREAAADLAPLLGADTAVVSFQNGVDNERWLADAIGEAHVVGGVAYIFSTIAEPGVVEHTGGPARFVYGELDGERTDRIRALDDALRSCAGVEAVLADDIRSELWRKFAFICAHSGMTAATRLPVGDIRDAEESWRMYRRIVEEVCAVARANDVALPDDTAAEWIEFAEDLDADSYSSLHYDLTHEKPIELDALNAAVARHAEGTDVDVPMNEAVTAVLRPWADRFADG; via the coding sequence ATGCGTTTCGCCATCTTCGGGGCCGGCGGCGTCGGCGGCTACCTCGGCGCACGACTGGCCGACGCCGGTCACGAGGTCCACCTGATCGCCCGCGGTGCCCACCTCGATGCGCTACGGACTGACGGCCTCACCGTCGAGAGCGTCGCCGGCGACACCGCGGTCGAACTGCCCGCGACGGACGACCCGGCCGACGTCGGGTCCGTCGACTACGTGCTGCTCTGCGTGAAGGCCCACGACACGCGCGAGGCCGCGGCCGACCTCGCACCGCTCCTCGGAGCGGACACCGCCGTCGTCTCCTTCCAGAACGGCGTCGACAACGAGCGGTGGCTCGCCGACGCGATCGGCGAGGCTCACGTCGTCGGCGGCGTCGCCTACATCTTCTCGACCATCGCCGAGCCGGGCGTCGTCGAACACACCGGCGGGCCGGCCCGGTTCGTCTACGGCGAACTGGACGGCGAGCGCACCGATCGCATCAGGGCGCTCGACGACGCCCTCCGCTCCTGTGCGGGCGTCGAGGCGGTCCTCGCGGACGATATCCGAAGCGAACTGTGGCGGAAGTTCGCGTTCATCTGCGCCCACTCGGGAATGACCGCAGCGACGCGTCTGCCCGTCGGCGACATCCGCGACGCCGAGGAGTCGTGGCGGATGTACCGACGCATCGTCGAGGAGGTGTGTGCGGTCGCCCGCGCGAACGACGTAGCGCTTCCCGACGACACCGCCGCGGAGTGGATCGAGTTCGCCGAGGACCTCGACGCGGACTCGTACTCCTCTCTGCACTACGACCTGACCCACGAGAAGCCGATAGAGCTCGACGCGCTGAACGCGGCCGTCGCTCGTCACGCCGAGGGGACCGACGTCGATGTGCCGATGAACGAGGCCGTCACGGCCGTCCTCCGGCCGTGGGCCGACCGATTCGCGGACGGCTGA
- the carB gene encoding carbamoyl-phosphate synthase large subunit: MTDEEDRTILLIGSGPIKIGQAAEFDYSGAQACRALQEEGARVVLVNSNPATIMTDPEMADKVYLEPINTEAITEIIRKENPDGVIAGLGGQTGLNVTAELAEEGVLEEYDVDVMGTPLDTIYATEDRDLFRQRMKDIDEPVCASTTISLDDDESVTDFDEETFRQKVQDAVDEVGGLPVISRTTYTLGGSGSGVVDDFEELVERVRKGLRLSRNGEVLITESIEGWVELEYEVMRDADDSCIIICNMENIDPMGIHTGESTVVTPSQVIPDEGHQEMRDSALKVIRELGIEGGCNIQHAWRDDGTPGGEYRVVEVNPRVSRSSALASKATGYPIARVTAKVAMGKRLHEITNEITGETTAAFEPAIDYVVTKVPRWPIDKFRDTDFELSTAMKSTGEAMSIGRTFPESLLKALRSSEYDPAVDFAELDDEELETGYLVRASPDRPYAIFEAFTRGYTVEEIVDLTDIEEWYVERFEEITDAAEAAMDGDYETAAQAGFTDQEITALAGGEFNDTHVSWLPASLDADDGDEAEVEAATDGSGVTVDTVESETTHRDYKLVDTCAGEFEATTPYYYSTRDPVSGIDRNELQVDPDVESVVVVGGGPIRIGQGVEFDYCSVHAVRALREMGIDAHVVNNNPETVSTDYDTSDGLFFEPVTAEEVADVVESTGADGVMVQFGGQTSVDIGEPLEDELQRRGLDCEILGTSVEAMDLAEDRDRFNQLMGDLGIAQAEGGTATSKDEALDLAHDIGYPVLVRPSYVLGGRAMDVVYNDDDLETYIEEAVRVSPDKPILVDEFLADAVELDVDAVADEESVLIGGVMEHVETAGVHSGDSACMIPPRSQEIKDVMPRIREVTEQIADALDTVGLLNVQLAVRDGEVYVLEANPRSSRTVPFISKTTGVPIAKLAAQVMAGTSLAELDVQEQIPEQVSVKEVVLPFDRLPGSDPRLGPEMKSTGEVMGTAGSFGKAYQKAQMSVGKPVPLSGTAIVDLPVLGYEEHFDVKDLDDYEDTEAVIEAIQGGEVDLVVSRDRDVLEACVEETVTYFSTIESAEAALEAINSDDQPLAVQAIGDRPKTARKWGDE; the protein is encoded by the coding sequence ATGACAGACGAGGAAGACCGCACTATCCTGCTCATCGGGAGTGGCCCGATAAAGATCGGACAGGCCGCCGAGTTCGACTACTCCGGTGCACAGGCCTGCCGGGCGCTCCAGGAAGAGGGCGCGCGCGTGGTCCTGGTCAACTCCAACCCGGCGACCATCATGACCGACCCGGAGATGGCCGATAAGGTGTACCTCGAACCCATCAACACCGAGGCCATCACCGAGATCATCCGCAAGGAGAACCCCGACGGCGTCATCGCCGGGCTGGGCGGCCAGACCGGCCTGAACGTCACGGCCGAACTCGCCGAGGAAGGCGTCTTAGAGGAGTACGACGTGGACGTGATGGGCACGCCGCTCGACACCATCTACGCCACGGAGGACCGCGACCTCTTCCGCCAGCGCATGAAGGACATCGACGAACCGGTGTGTGCGTCGACGACCATCTCGCTCGACGACGACGAGTCCGTAACCGACTTCGACGAGGAGACGTTCCGGCAGAAGGTCCAAGACGCCGTCGACGAGGTCGGCGGCCTGCCGGTCATCTCCCGCACCACCTACACGCTCGGCGGCTCCGGGTCCGGCGTCGTCGACGACTTCGAGGAACTCGTCGAGCGCGTCCGCAAGGGGCTTCGCCTCTCCCGCAACGGCGAAGTCCTGATTACGGAGTCCATCGAGGGCTGGGTCGAACTGGAGTACGAGGTGATGCGCGACGCCGACGACTCGTGTATCATCATCTGCAACATGGAGAACATCGACCCGATGGGCATCCACACCGGCGAGTCCACCGTCGTCACGCCCTCGCAGGTCATCCCCGACGAGGGCCACCAGGAGATGCGCGACTCCGCGCTGAAGGTCATCCGCGAACTCGGTATCGAGGGCGGCTGTAACATCCAGCACGCCTGGCGCGACGACGGCACGCCCGGCGGGGAATACAGGGTGGTCGAGGTGAACCCGCGCGTCTCCCGTTCTTCCGCGCTGGCATCGAAGGCGACGGGGTACCCCATCGCCCGCGTGACCGCGAAGGTCGCCATGGGCAAGCGCCTCCACGAGATCACGAACGAGATCACCGGCGAGACCACGGCGGCGTTCGAACCCGCCATCGACTACGTCGTCACGAAGGTCCCGCGCTGGCCAATCGACAAGTTCCGCGATACGGACTTCGAGCTCTCGACGGCGATGAAGTCGACCGGCGAGGCGATGTCCATCGGCCGGACGTTCCCCGAGAGCCTGTTGAAGGCGCTTCGCTCCTCGGAGTACGACCCCGCCGTGGACTTCGCTGAACTCGACGACGAGGAACTCGAGACGGGATATCTCGTCCGCGCCTCGCCCGACCGCCCGTACGCCATCTTCGAGGCGTTCACGCGCGGTTACACCGTCGAGGAGATCGTCGACCTGACCGACATCGAGGAGTGGTACGTCGAGCGCTTCGAGGAGATCACCGACGCCGCCGAGGCCGCGATGGACGGCGACTACGAGACGGCCGCACAGGCCGGCTTCACCGACCAGGAGATCACGGCGCTCGCCGGCGGCGAGTTCAACGACACCCACGTCTCGTGGCTTCCCGCCAGCCTCGACGCCGACGACGGCGACGAGGCGGAAGTGGAGGCGGCGACAGACGGCTCCGGCGTCACGGTCGACACCGTCGAGAGCGAGACGACCCACCGCGACTACAAGCTCGTCGACACCTGCGCCGGCGAGTTCGAGGCGACGACGCCGTACTACTACTCGACGCGCGACCCGGTCTCGGGCATCGACCGCAATGAGCTCCAGGTCGACCCCGACGTCGAGAGCGTCGTCGTGGTCGGCGGCGGCCCCATCCGCATCGGACAGGGCGTCGAGTTCGACTACTGCTCGGTCCACGCCGTGCGCGCCCTGCGCGAGATGGGCATCGACGCCCACGTCGTCAACAACAACCCCGAGACCGTCTCGACGGACTACGACACCTCCGACGGCCTGTTCTTCGAACCAGTCACCGCGGAGGAGGTCGCCGACGTGGTCGAATCGACCGGTGCCGATGGCGTGATGGTCCAGTTCGGCGGCCAGACCTCCGTCGACATCGGCGAACCGCTGGAGGACGAACTCCAGCGTCGCGGCCTCGACTGCGAGATCCTCGGCACGAGCGTCGAGGCGATGGACCTGGCGGAGGACCGCGACCGCTTCAACCAGCTGATGGGCGATCTCGGCATCGCACAGGCCGAGGGCGGCACCGCCACCAGCAAGGACGAGGCGCTCGACCTGGCCCACGATATCGGCTATCCCGTCCTCGTCCGCCCGTCGTACGTCCTCGGCGGCCGCGCGATGGACGTCGTCTACAACGACGACGACTTGGAGACCTACATCGAGGAAGCAGTTCGCGTCTCGCCCGACAAGCCCATCCTCGTCGACGAGTTCCTCGCCGACGCGGTGGAACTGGACGTCGACGCCGTCGCCGACGAGGAGAGCGTGCTCATCGGCGGCGTGATGGAACACGTCGAGACGGCCGGGGTCCACTCCGGCGACTCGGCGTGTATGATCCCGCCTCGCTCCCAGGAGATCAAGGACGTGATGCCGCGCATCCGCGAGGTCACCGAGCAGATCGCCGACGCGCTCGACACCGTCGGCCTGCTGAACGTCCAGCTGGCCGTGCGCGACGGCGAGGTCTACGTGCTGGAGGCGAACCCGCGCTCTTCGAGAACGGTGCCGTTCATCTCGAAGACGACGGGCGTCCCCATCGCCAAGCTCGCCGCGCAGGTGATGGCCGGCACGTCGCTCGCGGAACTCGACGTGCAGGAGCAGATCCCCGAGCAGGTCTCGGTCAAGGAGGTCGTTCTGCCGTTCGACCGCCTGCCGGGGTCGGACCCGCGCCTCGGCCCGGAGATGAAGTCCACGGGCGAGGTCATGGGCACCGCCGGCTCGTTCGGTAAGGCCTACCAGAAGGCCCAGATGAGCGTCGGCAAGCCGGTCCCGCTCTCGGGCACCGCCATCGTCGACCTGCCCGTCCTCGGCTACGAGGAGCACTTCGACGTGAAGGACTTGGACGACTACGAGGACACCGAGGCCGTCATCGAGGCCATCCAGGGCGGCGAGGTGGACCTCGTCGTCTCCCGCGACCGCGACGTGCTCGAAGCCTGCGTCGAGGAGACGGTGACGTACTTCTCGACCATCGAGAGCGCCGAGGCCGCGCTGGAGGCGATCAACTCCGACGACCAACCGCTCGCGGTGCAGGCCATCGGCGACCGCCCGAAGACCGCCCGCAAGTGGGGCGACGAGTAA
- a CDS encoding DUF5815 family protein, with protein sequence MAEPRVPGGRESELELACGEVIDTHDDLHMGIRALDCACGETHAVVLGAHPLSRFVPEFLVEILTETVEPADDHDEFTTAHLMGVVMEEFPEEVAVADAADDGAVGFSMAWVTDFDSRRLHEIVVELIVELMEHAVSHSEDDDVMSEFEAQMLEFDVEAFVDQYRAERNFDDRHDSAV encoded by the coding sequence ATGGCAGAACCGCGCGTACCCGGCGGACGCGAGTCCGAACTCGAACTCGCCTGTGGCGAGGTCATCGACACGCACGACGACCTCCACATGGGGATTCGGGCGCTCGACTGCGCCTGCGGCGAGACTCACGCCGTCGTCCTCGGCGCGCACCCCCTCTCGCGTTTCGTCCCCGAGTTCCTGGTCGAGATCCTCACCGAGACGGTCGAACCGGCCGACGACCACGACGAGTTCACGACGGCGCACCTGATGGGCGTCGTCATGGAGGAGTTCCCCGAGGAGGTCGCCGTCGCCGACGCCGCCGACGACGGCGCGGTCGGCTTCTCGATGGCGTGGGTCACCGACTTCGACTCCCGCCGGCTCCACGAGATCGTCGTGGAGCTCATCGTCGAACTGATGGAACACGCCGTCAGCCACAGCGAGGACGACGACGTGATGTCGGAGTTCGAGGCGCAGATGCTGGAGTTCGACGTCGAGGCGTTCGTCGACCAGTACCGCGCCGAGCGGAACTTCGACGACCGACACGACTCGGCGGTCTGA
- a CDS encoding DUF7124 domain-containing protein encodes MDGGSGDMTLAFDLDALRELAYPDSVFNDARQWSEYVGVISDQPTYVVTNFTRKHRIRQDFFSGPRGREESLENVREQFDTDRHVFVGTEDADADLAEAAGWEYLPVEQAAEAADWELGEPDAPAATTNEDDERDDWP; translated from the coding sequence ATGGACGGCGGCAGCGGCGACATGACGCTCGCCTTCGACTTAGACGCGCTGCGGGAACTGGCCTACCCGGACAGCGTGTTCAACGACGCGCGCCAGTGGTCCGAGTACGTCGGCGTGATCTCCGACCAACCCACGTACGTCGTGACGAACTTCACGCGCAAGCATCGCATCCGACAGGACTTCTTCTCCGGTCCGCGCGGCCGCGAGGAGAGCCTCGAAAACGTCAGAGAGCAGTTCGATACCGACCGGCACGTCTTCGTCGGCACCGAGGACGCCGACGCCGACCTGGCCGAGGCCGCCGGCTGGGAATACCTCCCCGTCGAACAGGCCGCCGAGGCCGCCGACTGGGAACTGGGCGAACCCGACGCCCCCGCGGCGACGACCAACGAGGACGACGAGCGCGACGACTGGCCGTAG
- a CDS encoding NAD(P)/FAD-dependent oxidoreductase, with amino-acid sequence MSTSHVIIGDGIAGASAAETIREDDPDADVTIITDEGEALYNRILIKEFAKGKLPEAPISIHEPEWYEERDIDLELNTHVTDIDPDAHEVNTHSGTTYHYDKLLLATGGTPAQLPVENSDADGVHHFWTFQDARGIREHADESDTGIIVGAGLLGIDLAAVCAAQEIDAKFLMRGNRWWRYALSEDGAEIIHDALRENGVEPVFESGVDRFEVDDDGHVTGAVDPDGNHYDGEWAGVAIGLDFNTEFLAGSGLELDDGVVVDEYMQTNVEDVYAAGDLTKFYDTILDAQAQNGAWGSAKEQGSVAGSNMVADDEAEAFRWVSSYSITHFDFPFLSFGHPTRGDDEIEQKYSDTEWRRLAFENGQLVGGVLIGDLSQQSKFKQLIREERQVADKKELLVEKEVDLEEVKAQTAAPAE; translated from the coding sequence ATGAGCACGTCGCACGTGATTATCGGAGACGGCATCGCGGGTGCCTCCGCGGCCGAAACAATTCGGGAGGACGACCCGGACGCAGACGTCACCATCATCACCGACGAGGGCGAGGCCCTCTACAACCGCATCCTGATCAAGGAGTTCGCCAAGGGGAAGCTCCCCGAAGCCCCGATCTCGATCCACGAGCCCGAGTGGTACGAGGAACGCGACATCGACCTCGAACTCAACACGCACGTCACGGACATCGACCCCGACGCTCACGAGGTCAACACCCATAGCGGGACCACCTACCACTACGACAAGCTCCTCCTCGCCACCGGCGGGACACCGGCGCAGCTCCCCGTCGAGAACAGCGACGCGGACGGCGTCCACCACTTCTGGACGTTCCAGGACGCCCGCGGCATCCGGGAGCACGCCGACGAGTCCGACACCGGCATCATCGTCGGGGCCGGCCTGCTCGGCATCGACCTCGCGGCCGTCTGTGCCGCCCAGGAGATCGACGCCAAGTTCCTCATGCGCGGGAACCGCTGGTGGCGCTACGCGCTCTCGGAGGACGGCGCGGAGATCATCCACGACGCCCTGCGCGAGAACGGCGTCGAACCGGTCTTCGAGTCCGGCGTCGACAGGTTCGAAGTCGACGACGACGGCCACGTCACGGGCGCCGTCGACCCCGACGGCAACCACTACGACGGCGAGTGGGCCGGCGTCGCCATCGGCCTCGACTTCAACACGGAGTTCCTCGCCGGCTCCGGGCTCGAACTCGACGACGGCGTCGTCGTCGACGAGTACATGCAGACGAACGTCGAGGACGTCTATGCCGCCGGCGACCTCACGAAGTTCTACGACACCATCCTCGACGCGCAGGCGCAGAACGGCGCGTGGGGGTCGGCCAAGGAACAGGGCTCCGTCGCAGGGTCGAACATGGTCGCCGACGACGAGGCCGAGGCCTTCCGCTGGGTCTCCTCGTACTCCATCACCCACTTCGACTTCCCGTTCCTCTCCTTCGGACACCCGACCCGCGGCGACGACGAGATCGAGCAGAAGTACTCCGACACCGAGTGGCGGCGGCTCGCCTTCGAGAACGGGCAGTTGGTCGGCGGCGTGCTCATCGGCGACCTCTCCCAGCAGTCGAAGTTCAAACAGCTCATCCGCGAGGAGCGACAGGTCGCGGACAAGAAGGAGCTCCTCGTCGAGAAGGAAGTCGACTTGGAGGAAGTGAAGGCTCAGACCGCAGCGCCCGCGGAATAG
- a CDS encoding DUF6149 family protein, protein MKLRQNVKHFAAKQALTLPVVGQKVNDRLVDFHADYFAEKSADGRATERRPHLADFFDATMDTYVAALDAGYPEAEAREITHVQANFDFYNHGWTEMMEFPSDELQEHYDRYAGFFERHGITIADPLGAFRPGDGIREAPSTPEKLDDPEHPHAEGGFADDVYVETDDGEVIVGGQDEPGDVSVSDAPGADDESARSD, encoded by the coding sequence ATGAAACTCCGTCAGAACGTCAAGCACTTCGCGGCCAAGCAGGCGCTGACGCTCCCGGTGGTCGGCCAGAAGGTCAACGACCGGCTGGTCGACTTCCACGCGGACTACTTCGCCGAGAAGTCCGCCGACGGGCGGGCGACGGAACGCCGACCGCACCTGGCGGACTTCTTCGACGCGACGATGGACACCTACGTCGCGGCGCTCGACGCCGGCTACCCGGAGGCCGAGGCCCGCGAGATAACCCACGTCCAGGCCAACTTCGACTTCTACAACCACGGCTGGACGGAGATGATGGAGTTCCCGAGCGACGAACTGCAGGAGCACTACGACCGCTACGCCGGCTTCTTCGAGCGACACGGCATCACCATCGCGGACCCGCTCGGCGCGTTCCGGCCGGGCGACGGCATCCGAGAGGCCCCCTCGACGCCGGAGAAACTCGACGACCCCGAACACCCCCACGCCGAGGGCGGGTTCGCCGACGACGTCTACGTCGAGACCGACGACGGCGAGGTGATCGTCGGCGGACAGGACGAGCCCGGCGACGTCTCCGTCTCCGACGCCCCCGGCGCGGACGACGAGAGCGCGCGAAGCGACTGA
- a CDS encoding NAD(P)/FAD-dependent oxidoreductase — protein sequence MIGVVGGGIAGLSAAYRLQQQGHEVRVFEASDDLGGLAAVYETAGDPIEKFYHHLSKSEETIVELAEELGLGRDVEWRIGKNAYYVDGVVHPMDKPWEILAYPHLSLYDTFRLGMLVLDVDMRGGVPSFDSYERLEDYEDVPIEQFVVEHTTRGVYENFFEPLLDAKFGDRKDDVSAAWLLGRVKFRGERDILNGEILGYLDGGFGRLLDALVEAVGRENIETGTRVTGLDTSGREVASLTATDGEATTTHDVDSVVVATMPDVLEDLTGYACEIDFQGTVCSVISMEESLFDTYWLNIADEAPFGALIEHTNFVPAERYGGEHLLYVARYVQSPEEDIWQQDDEEVRETWLSGIEDLFPEFDRDAVNWVKTARNPRTAPVYERGYLDMVIPYDLADEVAEGVYYAGMASKAQYPERSLNGGVVAGYECADRVAQRATKRAGSAATRE from the coding sequence ATGATTGGTGTCGTCGGCGGCGGTATCGCCGGCCTCTCCGCGGCGTACCGGCTACAGCAGCAGGGCCACGAGGTCCGCGTCTTCGAAGCGAGCGACGACCTCGGCGGGCTGGCCGCGGTGTACGAGACCGCCGGCGACCCCATCGAGAAGTTCTACCACCACCTCTCGAAGTCGGAGGAGACCATCGTCGAACTCGCCGAGGAACTCGGCCTCGGACGAGACGTCGAGTGGCGCATCGGCAAGAACGCCTACTACGTCGACGGCGTCGTCCACCCGATGGACAAGCCCTGGGAGATCCTCGCCTACCCCCACCTCTCGCTGTACGACACGTTCCGGCTGGGGATGCTCGTCCTCGACGTCGATATGCGGGGCGGCGTCCCCTCCTTCGACAGCTACGAGCGACTGGAGGACTACGAGGACGTGCCCATCGAGCAGTTCGTCGTCGAGCACACGACCCGAGGCGTCTACGAGAACTTCTTCGAGCCGCTGCTGGACGCGAAGTTCGGCGACCGGAAGGACGACGTGAGCGCCGCGTGGCTGCTGGGCCGCGTGAAGTTCCGCGGCGAGCGCGACATCCTCAACGGGGAGATTCTCGGCTACCTCGACGGCGGCTTCGGTCGCCTGCTGGACGCGCTCGTCGAGGCCGTCGGCCGCGAGAACATCGAGACGGGCACGCGCGTGACCGGACTCGATACGTCCGGCCGCGAGGTCGCGTCGCTGACCGCCACCGACGGCGAGGCGACGACGACCCACGACGTCGACAGCGTCGTCGTGGCGACGATGCCGGACGTGCTCGAAGACCTCACCGGCTACGCCTGCGAGATCGACTTCCAGGGGACGGTCTGTTCGGTGATCAGCATGGAGGAGTCGCTGTTCGACACCTACTGGCTCAACATCGCCGACGAGGCTCCCTTCGGCGCGCTCATCGAGCACACGAACTTCGTCCCCGCCGAGCGCTACGGCGGCGAACACCTGCTGTACGTCGCCCGGTACGTCCAGTCGCCCGAGGAAGACATCTGGCAACAGGACGACGAGGAAGTCAGAGAGACGTGGCTCTCGGGCATCGAGGACCTCTTTCCGGAGTTCGACCGCGACGCCGTCAACTGGGTCAAAACGGCGCGCAACCCGCGGACCGCGCCCGTGTACGAGCGGGGCTATCTCGACATGGTGATCCCCTACGACCTCGCTGACGAGGTGGCCGAGGGCGTCTACTACGCCGGGATGGCTTCGAAGGCACAGTACCCCGAGCGATCGCTCAACGGCGGTGTGGTGGCTGGATACGAGTGTGCGGATAGAGTTGCTCAACGAGCAACTAAACGAGCGGGGAGCGCAGCGACCCGCGAGTAG